From Miscanthus floridulus cultivar M001 chromosome 15, ASM1932011v1, whole genome shotgun sequence, the proteins below share one genomic window:
- the LOC136507031 gene encoding luminal-binding protein 4-like, whose amino-acid sequence MAAGGRRPAVTLPAVLILVCVLVATAPGLQMLLDEDPSTYPDSRPREFWYRRGEVVVIDLGNTNSCVAGYTGSGKTTDDDTMFQFCIPSWVAFTDNGTSLVGEAAKNHAAANPEATIFGFKRLLGLRRNRWYDEDIVQGAIQRVPYKIGTRDYDTAIVQVTASDGSVKQLEFSEVASMVVAELKNKAEEYLGRTVEYAVMTIPQHFAAAHSGAAEYAGKMAGLDVVWTVTEPTAAAVAHGLHTKLRERGTALVLRVGGGSSDASLVVLLDGRFQVFGYRMDNFLGGDDFDDRVVDYFAKRIKLKHGVDISQDRIGLGKLRAACENAKKALSSQDHVQVIVESLVDGVDFSEPLSRSEFEELNDDLFRKVMNLVETAMVNRGGIKWSKSKIGEIVMVGGSAVIPRIQNLVRDYFDGREPNIRRKPDEAMALGAALYVHSL is encoded by the exons ATGGCTGCTGGCGGTCGCCGCCCGGCGGTAACTCTGCCGGCGGTGCTCATCCTCGTATGCGTGCTGGTGGCCACGGCGCCCGGGCTCCAAATGCTCCTTGACGAGGACCCAAGTACGTACCCCGACAGTAGGCCGAGGGAGTTCTGGTACCGGCGCGGAGAAGTGGTCGTCATCGATCTAGGCAACACCAACTCTTGCGTCGCCGGCTACACCGGCTCCGGCAAGACGACCGACGACGACACCATGTTCCAGTTCTGCATCCCCTCCTGGGTCGCCTTCACCGACAACGGCACTTCCCTCGTCGGCGAGGCCGCCAAGAACCACGCCGCCGCCAACCCCGAGGCCACCATCTTCGGTTTCAAACGCTTGCTCGGGCTAAG GCGAAACCGCTGGTACGACGAGGACATCGTGCAGGGAGCCATCCAGCGCGTGCCGTACAAGATCGGTACAAGAGATTACGACACGGCGATCGTCCAAGTGACGGCCAGCGATGGTTCAGTCAAGCAGCTCGAGTTCAGCGAGGTCGCGTCCATGGTAGTGGCTGAGCTCAAGAACAAGGCCGAGGAGTACCTCGGCCGCACGGTCGAGTACGCCGTCATGACCATCCCGCAGCATTTCGCCGCGGCACACAGCGGGGCGGCTGAGTACGCCGGCAAGATGGCCGGGCTGGACGTCGTCTGGACGGTCACAGAGCCGACCGCTGCTGCCGTCGCTCACGGCCTGCACACGAAGCTGCGCGAGCGCGGCACTGCGCTTGTCTTGCGTGTCGGCGGCGGCTCGTCCGACGCGAGCCTTGTGGTGCTGCTGGACGGCAGGTTTCAAGTCTTTGGGTATCGGATGGACAATTTCCTTGGAGGAGACGATTTTGACGACAGGGTCGTGGACTACTTCGCCAAGCGCATCAAGCTGAAGCACGGAGTGGATATCAGTCAGGACAGGATCGGTCTAGGCAAATTGAGGGCGGCATGTGAGAATGCCAAGAAGGCATTGAGCAGTCAAGATCATGTCCAGGTGATTGTTGAGTCCCTCGTTGATGGTGTCGATTTCTCGGAGCCGCTCTCACGGTCGGAGTTTGAGGAACTGAATGATGATCTGTTCCGCAAAGTCATGAACTTGGTGGAAACAGCCATGGTGAACAGAGGTGGTATAAAGTGGAGCAAGAGCAAGATCGGTGAGATTGTTATGGTCGGTGGGAGTGCCGTGATACCCAGGATTCAAAACCTCGTCAGGGATTACTTTGATGGAAGGGAGCCTAACATACGGAGGAAACCGGATGAAGCGATGGCTCTTGGAGCTGCACTTTACGTACATTCTCTTTAG